GGATTGGGGTTAGCCATAGCGAAGTGGATAATAGAAAGGCATAAAGGAACAATTGGGGTAGACAGTAAAATATCTGAAGGAACAACCATCAAGGTTAATTTGCCAATACAAATTGATAAGAAATGATAAAAAACCTAGACTCGCATCTTGGTTACCTTTATTTTATTGTTAGTAATTGCCAGTTTGGCGTTAGTCAAAAAGAGTATATAATAAAAGCCAAGACTGTTGTCAGATTGCAACAGTCTTGGCTTTTATAAATTTATTTTGCATGTTTTATTTTTGGTAATGAATAGTTAAATTAAAACTGTGATATACCTAACAGATAAACAACGAGTAATATGTTAGTCTGTCATTGCAGATAATTTTCGAAATGTTTAAGAAATTACAACTAGGAGAGGTGACTTATGCATATTCTGGTTTGTGTTAAACAGGTTCCTGATACCACAGAGGTGCGTATCGATCCCGAGACAAACACCCTCGATCGCTCCAGCGCACCAGCCATCATAAACCCATATGATAGCCATGCCGTAGAAGAAGCGGTTAGGATCAAGGAAAAGGTAGGGGGAAAGGTAACTGTTCTCTCAATGGGACCGCCAGCTGCCGTGGAGGTTATTAAAAGATGCATTATGTTAGGGGCAGATGAAGGTTATTTGTTAAGTGATAGAGCCTTTGCTGGTTCAGATACACTGGCCACCAGCTATATCTTGGCAAAGGGTATTGAAGTAATCAGCCACAAGGAGCCTATTGATTTAATTTTCTGTGGTAAGCAGGCCATCGACGGAGATACCGCCCAGGTTGGGCCTGGTATTGCCCGTAGATTGGGTATGCCACAACTCACCTATGTAAAAAATGTGGTGGATGTAGATACAGCCAAAAGAGAGGTTCAAGTTCATCGTAAATTGGATGATGGACATGAAGTGGTGGTATCAAAATTACCTTGTTTAATTACCGTTGAAAAAGAAATTAATGACCTAAGATATGAGTCCCTGCCCAATATGTTGCGGGCTGCCCGCTATCAGCCCACCATTCTGGGAATGACTGATTTGGGTGCCGATCCTGTCAAGATGGGTCTCAAGGGTTCCCCAACTTCGGTTTCTAGAATCTTTGCTCCCAGCCAGCGTGGCGAGGGAGAAATACTAAAGGGTAGTGAACAAGAGATCATTAAGCAGTTAGTACAAAAATTATCCCAACGAGCAATTTAAGAATAGACAGAAGGGGTGATTCAATTGGCAGTTAAAGTATCTTCAGCCTGCATGGGTTGTCAGGCTTGCATTACATCTTGCCCTCACGAGGCACTCTTTATGAATGATGCTGGTGTGTGCCAGGTTATTCCAGAAAAATGTGTGGATTGTGGCGAATGTGTGGAGGTTTGCCCTGTAGAAGCATTATCATCTCCGAAAAACACTGAGGAACCAGCGCCAATAACTACACCAGCAAAAGAAGTTTGTATGGAACAGTCAACAGCTAACCAGACAAATCCTGCACAAGAGGTTGCTCAATTAGAGGGTGAACTAGGACGTTACAAAGGTGTCTGGGTCTTTATCGAGCAAAGGGAAGGGCACATAGCGCCAGTTTCCTTAGAATTGCTAGGGGCAGGCAGACAGTTGGCAGATAAACTGGGTGTAGAGTTAGCCGGTGTTCTGTTGGGTTATAACCTTTCTGGTCTGGAAGCCAGTCTTTATGAATACGGGGCAGACAAGGTTTATCTGGTGGATCACCCCGTATTATGCTATTATCGCACAGAAACCTATATGCAGGTGGTTGGCAAGTTGGTTCAAGAATACTTGCCGGAGATTGTCTTAATGGGTGCCACCACAACCGGGCGTGACTTAGCAGGGGCAGTGGCCACGGAGTTAGCCACCGGGCTTACAGCAGATTGTACGGTCTTGGATATTGATCAGGCTAAACGTCTGCTGCTAGCCACTCGGCCAGCCTTTGGCGGTAATATTATGGCTACCATTGTAGCCAAAAAACATCGCCCCCAGATGGCCACCGTCCGCCCGAAGGTCATGAAAATGGGTGATCCGGTGCCCGGACGACAGGGTGTGCTGGTCAAACCGGAAGTGAGTTTACAAGAAGAGAATCTGTTAACCAGAGTCTTGGAAATTGTGCAGGAATACGGTGAGCAAGCTAACCTCCAGGATGCGGAAATTATTGTTGCTGGCGGTCGCGGACTTGGTGATAAAGAAAGCTTCCATAAAATCTGTGGTAGTTTGGCTGAGGCAATCGGTGGTAAAGTCGGAGGTACCCGGGCTGCTGTTGAAGCGGGCTGGCTTGAGCAAAAATATCAAGTGGGTCAAACCGGGGTTACTGTGGCACCCAAACTTTATTTTGCACTGGGGATTTCTGGAGCTATCCAACACTTGGTGGGCATCCGTGGTTCCGATATCATTATTGCCATTAATTCAGACCCAGAAGCCCCCATTTTTCAAGAGTGTACCTACGGTA
This genomic interval from Desulforamulus reducens MI-1 contains the following:
- a CDS encoding electron transfer flavoprotein subunit beta/FixA family protein, coding for MHILVCVKQVPDTTEVRIDPETNTLDRSSAPAIINPYDSHAVEEAVRIKEKVGGKVTVLSMGPPAAVEVIKRCIMLGADEGYLLSDRAFAGSDTLATSYILAKGIEVISHKEPIDLIFCGKQAIDGDTAQVGPGIARRLGMPQLTYVKNVVDVDTAKREVQVHRKLDDGHEVVVSKLPCLITVEKEINDLRYESLPNMLRAARYQPTILGMTDLGADPVKMGLKGSPTSVSRIFAPSQRGEGEILKGSEQEIIKQLVQKLSQRAI
- a CDS encoding FAD-binding protein, whose amino-acid sequence is MAVKVSSACMGCQACITSCPHEALFMNDAGVCQVIPEKCVDCGECVEVCPVEALSSPKNTEEPAPITTPAKEVCMEQSTANQTNPAQEVAQLEGELGRYKGVWVFIEQREGHIAPVSLELLGAGRQLADKLGVELAGVLLGYNLSGLEASLYEYGADKVYLVDHPVLCYYRTETYMQVVGKLVQEYLPEIVLMGATTTGRDLAGAVATELATGLTADCTVLDIDQAKRLLLATRPAFGGNIMATIVAKKHRPQMATVRPKVMKMGDPVPGRQGVLVKPEVSLQEENLLTRVLEIVQEYGEQANLQDAEIIVAGGRGLGDKESFHKICGSLAEAIGGKVGGTRAAVEAGWLEQKYQVGQTGVTVAPKLYFALGISGAIQHLVGIRGSDIIIAINSDPEAPIFQECTYGIVGDALKIVPNLIKPLQVLLKDKGKKGGICCA